The Aureispira anguillae genome contains a region encoding:
- a CDS encoding TonB-dependent receptor translates to MHLHRFTTYHFILLLVCLGISFNTWAQEKNFLDEKISIQLKNRSINAALKLLEEKVASINFVFDESKIPLDHRVNLTFKNQKLGWVLEQVLAGTPIDFKVFGSQITLFNNPKKVQPAPPQYTISGYLVDEKTQDPLIGATIFEPITSRGTTTNIEGFYSLTLPKGKHQIICSYIGYQSVSKVLDLSGNVKLNLNLDAGEEMEEVVVESSKHSDSRHDLNVISSHTMDIETIKSLPSMLGEVDVIKAMQLLPGVQSGSEGASGLFVRGGGPDQNLFLIDGAPVYNANHLFGFVSIFDSKIVKKATIIKGGFPARYGGRLSSVLDIHTRTGDMQKFHGEVSIGLLSAGASIEGPIWKGKTSFLITGRRSWVDLFGVPIQQAIVDNNGGVGNVINYSFYDINVKLKHKFSDKNYLVLSGYFGDDFLDYKQTDNLKFKMVSDSLSKYIQNNDKLQWGNKIVSLHWHSELNHKLFMTLTANYSNYFYESSTSNYALLKSSQNYVYQEDEFESEGRTPIHDIGAKVNFDYVPHNKHYIRFGLGYTHHLFRPEISKSTFSFMGGGNENELNTFSKIHEFNAFIEDDIRIGKVLKINPGIHIADFLLEGKNYFSVQPRLSINLLAAKYTSIKASYSRMTQFVHLLTNPGIGLPTDLWLPTTEDVPPEHSHQWTLGLTQDFPFDLEFTLEGFYKIMENLLEYNPSTNFLQNKRSWESLVEIGRGTSYGAEVMLQRSRGKFTGWVTYTLSWSWRMFERINRGNPFPYRYDRRHDVSIALNYKFNDNWDVGVVWVYGTGHPVTLGLERYTPIQTQMDMQSGTFSTGAIISDITNIVDRNNFRMPAYHRMDITVNWHKKLKHGAQTLSLGVYNVYNQLNPYMVVPREQADGSLKLFQISILPIMPSISYTRSW, encoded by the coding sequence ATGCATTTACATCGGTTTACCACATACCACTTTATTCTGCTTTTAGTTTGTTTGGGGATTAGTTTTAATACTTGGGCACAAGAAAAAAACTTTTTAGACGAAAAAATTAGTATCCAACTCAAAAACCGTAGCATCAATGCTGCTCTGAAACTACTGGAAGAAAAAGTTGCATCCATTAACTTTGTCTTTGACGAATCCAAAATTCCATTAGATCATAGAGTCAACCTAACGTTTAAAAATCAAAAATTGGGTTGGGTTTTAGAACAAGTATTGGCAGGGACACCAATTGATTTTAAGGTGTTTGGAAGCCAAATTACGTTGTTTAACAATCCCAAGAAAGTACAACCAGCCCCCCCTCAGTATACAATTAGTGGCTATTTGGTGGATGAGAAAACCCAAGATCCATTAATTGGGGCAACGATTTTTGAACCCATAACTTCCAGAGGTACCACGACCAATATAGAGGGGTTTTATAGCTTAACGCTTCCTAAAGGAAAGCATCAGATTATTTGTTCTTATATCGGTTATCAGTCGGTTAGCAAAGTGTTGGATTTGTCGGGCAATGTGAAACTTAATCTAAATTTGGATGCAGGGGAAGAGATGGAAGAAGTCGTGGTAGAATCTTCTAAACACAGTGACTCAAGACATGATCTTAATGTAATCAGTAGTCATACTATGGACATTGAGACCATTAAGAGCTTACCAAGTATGTTGGGGGAAGTAGATGTAATCAAAGCGATGCAATTGTTGCCAGGAGTACAGTCTGGTAGTGAAGGGGCTAGTGGGTTGTTTGTAAGAGGAGGAGGACCCGACCAAAACCTCTTTTTGATTGATGGAGCACCCGTTTATAATGCCAATCATCTATTTGGCTTTGTCTCTATTTTTGATAGCAAAATTGTTAAAAAGGCAACGATTATAAAAGGCGGATTTCCTGCTCGTTACGGTGGGAGGTTGTCTTCTGTGTTAGATATTCATACTAGAACGGGAGATATGCAGAAGTTTCACGGCGAAGTTTCTATAGGGTTACTATCTGCTGGGGCATCTATCGAAGGACCGATATGGAAAGGTAAAACCTCGTTTTTAATAACAGGAAGACGTTCGTGGGTCGATCTTTTTGGGGTGCCTATTCAGCAAGCTATTGTCGATAATAATGGAGGGGTAGGGAATGTGATTAATTATAGTTTTTATGACATTAATGTCAAATTGAAACATAAATTTTCCGATAAAAATTATTTGGTGTTAAGCGGTTATTTTGGCGATGATTTTTTGGATTATAAACAGACCGATAACCTAAAATTTAAGATGGTTTCAGATAGTCTGAGCAAATACATTCAAAACAACGATAAGTTGCAATGGGGCAATAAGATTGTTAGCTTGCATTGGCATTCAGAGCTCAACCATAAATTATTTATGACACTTACGGCTAATTATAGTAATTATTTTTACGAATCAAGTACGAGTAATTATGCGCTTCTAAAAAGTAGTCAAAATTATGTTTACCAAGAGGATGAATTTGAATCAGAAGGACGCACTCCCATTCACGACATAGGAGCAAAGGTGAATTTTGATTATGTTCCACACAATAAGCATTATATTCGTTTTGGATTAGGATATACGCACCACCTGTTCAGACCTGAAATTAGTAAGTCTACCTTTAGTTTTATGGGAGGGGGGAACGAAAATGAATTAAATACCTTTAGCAAGATTCATGAGTTTAATGCATTTATTGAAGATGATATTCGCATTGGGAAGGTTTTAAAAATTAACCCAGGTATTCATATTGCGGACTTTCTGTTGGAAGGCAAAAACTACTTTTCTGTACAGCCTCGGTTATCAATCAATCTGCTAGCAGCGAAGTATACCTCTATCAAAGCTTCTTATTCGAGAATGACGCAGTTTGTACATCTATTGACCAACCCTGGAATTGGACTTCCTACCGATTTGTGGCTCCCTACTACAGAAGATGTCCCCCCAGAGCATTCGCACCAATGGACGTTAGGGCTAACCCAAGATTTTCCATTTGATTTAGAATTTACCTTAGAAGGGTTTTATAAAATCATGGAAAATTTGTTAGAGTACAATCCTTCAACAAACTTTTTGCAAAATAAACGTTCTTGGGAATCTTTGGTAGAAATAGGTAGAGGCACAAGCTATGGAGCAGAAGTCATGTTACAACGAAGTAGGGGCAAATTTACAGGCTGGGTCACGTATACCTTATCTTGGTCTTGGAGAATGTTTGAGCGCATCAATCGAGGAAATCCTTTTCCCTATCGTTACGATAGAAGACATGATGTAAGCATTGCCTTGAATTATAAATTTAATGACAATTGGGATGTTGGTGTAGTTTGGGTTTATGGAACAGGGCATCCTGTAACCTTAGGTTTAGAACGTTATACGCCCATTCAAACCCAAATGGATATGCAGAGTGGAACATTTAGTACTGGTGCTATTATTTCTGATATTACCAATATTGTAGATCGTAATAACTTTAGAATGCCCGCCTATCATCGGATGGATATTACGGTTAATTGGCATAAAAAACTAAAGCATGGTGCCCAAACTTTGAGTTTAGGAGTTTATAATGTTTACAATCAACTCAATCCTTATATGGTGGTACCTAGAGAGCAAGCAGATGGCTCCTTAAAGTTGTTCCAAATTAGTATTTTGCCAATTATGCCTTCCATTAGCTATACTCGAAGCTGGTAA
- a CDS encoding FecR family protein: MEDIYTILPKYFNKQCTTEENALVKAWKKEHPAEFKEQQMIWSLSKDTDYIEFDAKASWAELQPQLTDNASPQTTKVVGMAVWKKMAVAAAILLVCVLGIRQFINPSIDNDQLFVEGLNKEFDSTVRGTEMTTQRAVKAMTLTNGDKVWLNKNTKIEDMGDQEGAYAVKIHKGEAFFDVKSRKKDKQEPFLVHTKNAAVSIIGTQFSVAHKKEKTIIRVVEGVVKVIASDINEISLKAGEQAFVIDGNIEKFDNFSPNYLAWKTGRFEFYKTPIDKVAILMQTFYDVKIEVAKGTQGQTTGNFNVMEVQPMLESLTLASGLKLEAIKPNLHYRISNE, from the coding sequence ATGGAAGATATCTATACTATATTACCCAAATATTTTAACAAGCAGTGTACCACTGAAGAAAATGCTTTGGTGAAAGCTTGGAAAAAAGAACATCCTGCCGAATTTAAAGAACAGCAAATGATCTGGTCTTTGTCTAAGGATACTGATTATATTGAGTTTGATGCTAAGGCTTCTTGGGCTGAATTACAGCCTCAATTGACCGATAATGCTTCCCCACAAACCACAAAGGTTGTAGGAATGGCTGTATGGAAAAAAATGGCGGTAGCTGCTGCAATACTTTTAGTTTGTGTTTTGGGAATTCGTCAATTTATTAACCCCAGTATTGATAATGACCAGTTATTTGTTGAAGGTTTAAACAAAGAGTTTGACTCTACAGTCAGAGGAACAGAAATGACCACGCAGCGAGCAGTAAAAGCCATGACCTTGACCAATGGGGATAAAGTTTGGTTAAATAAAAATACCAAAATCGAGGACATGGGAGATCAAGAAGGTGCTTATGCGGTGAAAATTCATAAAGGAGAAGCTTTTTTTGATGTAAAATCGAGAAAAAAGGATAAACAAGAACCTTTTTTGGTGCACACCAAAAATGCTGCCGTTTCGATTATTGGGACACAATTTAGCGTTGCTCACAAAAAAGAAAAAACAATTATTAGAGTGGTAGAAGGAGTGGTTAAGGTCATTGCTTCTGATATTAATGAAATCTCTTTGAAAGCGGGAGAACAGGCTTTTGTCATCGATGGAAATATTGAGAAATTCGATAATTTTTCTCCTAATTATTTGGCTTGGAAAACAGGTAGATTTGAATTTTACAAAACTCCTATTGATAAGGTTGCTATTTTGATGCAAACGTTTTATGACGTAAAAATAGAGGTGGCTAAAGGAACCCAAGGACAAACAACAGGAAATTTTAATGTAATGGAGGTACAACCAATGCTAGAGTCATTGACCTTAGCTTCGGGCTTAAAATTAGAAGCCATTAAACCTAACTTGCATTATCGAATTAGCAATGAATAG
- a CDS encoding RNA polymerase sigma-70 factor yields MSTRININNQKAFQEIYHQFFNGLANYAYSILNDKDAAKDVVQDVFLDLWNKRKTLTIKTSLEAYLVRSVKFKSIDFIRKDKTKQQYVTKMTPSSHPHTEEDGDDAAMNERKKQLSYAIAQLPTKCRQVFMLSRASGYTYKEIAEEMDISVKTVENQISRALKLLRQKLSDLMIFIVFLNFL; encoded by the coding sequence GTGAGTACACGGATTAATATAAACAATCAAAAGGCGTTTCAAGAGATCTATCATCAATTCTTTAACGGATTGGCAAATTATGCTTATTCCATTCTCAACGATAAAGATGCTGCAAAAGATGTTGTGCAGGATGTATTTTTAGATTTGTGGAATAAACGAAAAACATTGACCATCAAAACTTCTTTGGAGGCTTATTTAGTTCGATCTGTTAAGTTTAAGTCCATTGATTTTATTCGTAAGGACAAGACCAAACAACAGTATGTGACTAAAATGACTCCTTCTAGTCATCCGCATACCGAAGAAGATGGAGACGATGCTGCTATGAACGAACGCAAAAAACAGTTGTCTTATGCTATCGCTCAATTGCCCACTAAATGCCGACAGGTTTTTATGTTGAGTAGAGCAAGTGGATATACTTATAAAGAAATTGCAGAAGAAATGGATATTTCTGTCAAAACAGTAGAAAATCAAATTTCTCGTGCCCTCAAACTCTTGCGCCAAAAATTATCAGATCTGATGATTTTTATAGTTTTCCTTAACTTTCTGTAG
- a CDS encoding CHAT domain-containing protein, protein MMFLKKHLLLVVYLSFCCTAIIAQDQAIQTLHNRLKSKLITVDSSATIYRQLTRLYAKKHKYNQALNIAKKEANIRRRTQQKQKLAEVYFNIASLYRTTAFYQKALNWGQKSLSIYKSILGSNHSESLSIYRFLAQTHYLLEDYTTAILLAKRAITGYKKIQPRQPKAEINLQILLGSIQIQKATYSAAQQTYEYAQNLYRQFATEVSEELLARIYTNLASLKIQQKAILEALAYYQKVVDIRKKLRHENHFTIQTTYTNIGLCYYQLGEFNKALTYHQKSLAILHQTYGQQHDLIAFSHNHIGATFLQLTQKDAAHYHLNQAIKIYQNLFGSNSTQSIAPLWQLAKLFRQNSAYKQAEQYFKKIIHIHKTHHNHRHPDLAKMYLDMAYLHQAQQQYALAYHYTNLAYQSNQLQQHPLDKILMLKIIELKLKISLHLPPKEQEATFLLLDQIQPILALLQTNLNYITDQQNLIQELRKICEQGLELSYQLYQKHPKLTYLCKAFQLMEYNKAVLLSTQIKQSYWNNKLAHYNVHKQEKQLAQLRFLEQKWKKAEHQQNNDQALKLRQEIFKQYELYQEQMHRTNQQLPYHSPIKLTSLQKQLSAQQMLVNYFYGQHTIYILGIQQEQLYFQKASLAIKKDMDQFSNALLSLEHSKIKLSNSCQQFDLVAAKLYDILLPINPPHEVLIIPDGRLCYLPFECLTTQIKPQAKGYHQLNYALHKHTISYAYSATSYYYQQYKHLNHQNIKILGFAPSYEQQRQLPSLHANLTEVQFLEQQFQGAFYYKHTAKKKTFQAQSSDFGVLHLASHALADNHQLQQPKLFFAKDSPDSLNAILQPHEIAQLQLQADFVVLSACQTAIGYWQKGEGIMSLARDFMYAGVPSILTTLWQINDESSSSIIQDFYQQVDQVPKHMALKLAKQRYLEKASSFSAHPYFWSGYILIGNTNRLDIDRVPSTKIWYLAALLLFFLVIIIYCIKIT, encoded by the coding sequence ATGATGTTCCTAAAGAAACACCTTTTACTAGTGGTCTACCTATCCTTCTGTTGCACGGCTATAATCGCACAAGACCAGGCCATCCAAACCCTTCACAATCGCCTTAAAAGCAAGCTTATTACAGTAGATAGTAGCGCCACTATTTATCGCCAACTCACCCGTCTATATGCCAAGAAACACAAGTATAACCAAGCATTAAATATTGCAAAAAAAGAAGCCAATATTCGGCGTAGAACTCAGCAAAAGCAAAAATTAGCAGAAGTATATTTTAACATCGCCAGTCTATATCGCACCACTGCGTTTTATCAGAAAGCACTCAATTGGGGACAAAAATCATTGTCGATTTATAAATCTATATTGGGTTCTAATCACAGTGAAAGTCTCAGTATTTATCGATTTTTAGCACAAACGCATTATCTTCTAGAAGACTATACAACCGCTATTTTATTAGCAAAAAGGGCAATAACTGGCTACAAAAAAATACAACCAAGACAACCTAAAGCCGAAATTAATTTGCAAATTTTATTGGGAAGCATACAAATTCAAAAAGCGACCTATTCCGCAGCTCAACAAACCTATGAATACGCCCAGAATCTTTATCGACAATTTGCTACAGAAGTTTCAGAAGAATTATTGGCCCGAATTTATACCAATCTAGCCTCCTTAAAAATTCAGCAAAAAGCAATACTTGAAGCCCTCGCCTATTATCAAAAAGTGGTTGATATTCGCAAAAAACTGCGCCACGAAAATCATTTTACGATACAAACTACTTATACCAATATTGGTTTATGTTATTATCAACTGGGGGAGTTTAATAAAGCACTTACGTACCATCAAAAAAGCCTTGCTATCTTACACCAAACCTATGGACAACAGCATGACCTCATCGCCTTCTCTCACAATCACATAGGAGCAACTTTCTTACAATTAACACAAAAAGATGCTGCCCATTATCATCTTAACCAAGCGATTAAAATTTACCAAAATTTATTTGGTTCCAATAGCACACAAAGTATTGCTCCCCTATGGCAACTCGCCAAATTATTTCGCCAAAACAGCGCTTACAAACAAGCGGAACAATATTTCAAAAAAATCATCCACATTCATAAAACACATCACAATCACCGTCATCCCGATTTGGCAAAAATGTATCTTGATATGGCTTATTTGCACCAAGCGCAGCAACAATATGCTCTTGCTTATCACTATACAAATCTAGCCTATCAAAGCAACCAATTGCAGCAACACCCACTCGATAAAATATTGATGCTAAAAATCATTGAACTAAAACTAAAAATCAGCTTGCACTTGCCCCCCAAAGAACAGGAAGCCACCTTTTTGCTATTGGATCAAATCCAACCAATACTTGCCTTATTACAAACCAATTTGAATTACATCACAGATCAACAAAATTTGATTCAAGAGCTTCGAAAAATTTGCGAACAGGGCTTAGAACTCTCTTACCAGTTGTACCAAAAACACCCCAAACTTACCTACCTATGCAAAGCATTTCAACTCATGGAGTACAACAAAGCGGTGCTATTGTCCACTCAAATCAAACAAAGTTATTGGAACAATAAATTAGCACATTACAATGTTCATAAGCAGGAAAAGCAATTAGCCCAGCTTCGTTTTTTAGAACAAAAATGGAAAAAAGCAGAACACCAACAAAATAATGACCAAGCCCTTAAATTACGGCAAGAAATATTCAAACAATATGAACTTTATCAAGAGCAGATGCATCGTACCAATCAACAACTACCTTATCACAGCCCCATAAAACTGACGAGTCTACAAAAACAACTCTCTGCTCAACAAATGCTCGTTAATTATTTTTATGGTCAACATACCATTTATATACTTGGCATCCAACAAGAACAATTATATTTTCAAAAAGCTAGTTTGGCAATAAAAAAAGACATGGATCAATTTTCTAATGCGCTATTGTCACTTGAACATAGCAAAATAAAACTAAGCAATTCTTGCCAACAGTTTGATCTCGTAGCAGCTAAACTCTATGACATATTGTTACCCATTAATCCTCCCCATGAAGTCCTTATTATTCCAGATGGTCGGCTTTGTTACCTCCCCTTCGAATGCCTAACCACCCAAATAAAACCCCAAGCCAAAGGGTATCATCAACTAAATTATGCCCTCCACAAACATACCATTAGCTATGCTTATTCTGCCACTTCTTATTATTACCAACAGTACAAACACCTTAACCACCAAAATATAAAAATACTAGGATTTGCTCCCAGCTATGAACAGCAAAGACAATTGCCTTCGCTCCATGCTAATCTTACAGAAGTTCAGTTTCTAGAACAACAATTTCAGGGGGCTTTTTATTACAAACACACAGCTAAAAAGAAAACATTCCAAGCCCAGAGTAGTGATTTTGGAGTTTTACACCTAGCTTCACACGCCCTTGCCGATAACCACCAACTACAACAGCCAAAGTTATTTTTTGCCAAAGATTCCCCAGATAGCCTAAATGCTATCTTGCAACCTCACGAAATCGCACAACTGCAATTACAAGCAGATTTCGTAGTTTTATCGGCCTGTCAAACCGCAATTGGTTATTGGCAAAAGGGAGAAGGCATTATGAGTTTGGCTAGAGATTTTATGTATGCAGGTGTCCCTAGTATATTAACTACTCTATGGCAAATTAATGATGAATCGAGCAGTTCTATTATTCAGGACTTTTATCAACAAGTTGACCAAGTACCTAAACACATGGCGCTCAAGCTTGCCAAACAACGCTATTTAGAAAAGGCTTCCTCTTTTAGCGCTCACCCCTATTTCTGGTCTGGATATATTTTAATTGGAAATACAAATAGGTTGGATATAGATAGAGTACCTTCCACAAAAATATGGTACCTTGCTGCTTTATTATTGTTTTTTTTGGTTATAATCATATATTGTATAAAAATTACCTAA
- a CDS encoding 3'-5' exonuclease, whose translation MNFNLDRDLVFFDIESTGPDVVRDRIMQIAMIKYPKDGGTPIEKNILMNPQYPIKPDALKVHGITIDMVRNKPTFKEYAVELMDFLDEADLAGYNSKRFDIPMLIEEFGRVGMEFSMKGRRLIDAMQIFYKMEPRTLKAALKFYCGKDLEDAHDAMADTKATADVFWGQIQRYEGVDHIDNDDKITVAPIKNDMQAIHDFISDNNNVDFTGRFSRNSEGVITFNFGTNKGQEAYKNPQTLKWIISKDFPAQVKNIAKAILNGKMK comes from the coding sequence ATGAATTTTAATCTAGATAGAGATCTCGTTTTTTTTGATATAGAATCTACTGGTCCTGATGTAGTCAGAGATCGAATCATGCAAATTGCAATGATTAAATACCCAAAAGACGGAGGAACTCCTATTGAGAAAAATATTTTAATGAATCCTCAATATCCAATCAAACCTGATGCGCTTAAAGTGCATGGGATTACGATTGATATGGTGCGCAACAAGCCAACATTCAAAGAATATGCTGTGGAGTTAATGGACTTTTTGGACGAAGCAGATTTGGCAGGATACAACTCCAAACGCTTTGATATTCCTATGCTAATCGAAGAGTTTGGTCGTGTTGGGATGGAATTTTCGATGAAAGGGCGTCGCTTGATTGATGCGATGCAGATTTTCTATAAAATGGAACCTAGAACCCTTAAAGCAGCACTTAAGTTTTACTGCGGAAAAGATCTTGAAGATGCCCATGATGCCATGGCTGATACCAAAGCTACAGCTGACGTTTTCTGGGGACAAATCCAACGTTACGAAGGAGTAGATCATATTGACAATGATGATAAAATAACCGTTGCTCCTATCAAAAATGATATGCAAGCCATTCACGATTTTATTTCTGATAATAATAACGTAGATTTTACAGGGCGTTTTAGTAGAAATTCCGAAGGTGTTATTACCTTTAATTTTGGAACCAACAAAGGGCAAGAAGCGTATAAAAACCCACAAACGCTTAAATGGATTATAAGCAAGGATTTCCCTGCTCAAGTAAAAAATATTGCCAAAGCCATCCTTAATGGAAAAATGAAATAA
- a CDS encoding ASCH domain-containing protein: MTDQIHKSVPAMWFSFVAENIEHSHTSMPDSFYLGTNKEHADTCAMLIKAGLKTASSGALASYLHYQAPVPAEGDLAIITNWEGEAQCIIQTTEVEIIPFNEVNEDYALKEGEGDQTLTYWKKVHWDFFSKDLASFGELPEEDMMVICEQFEVIYQL; encoded by the coding sequence ATGACAGATCAAATTCACAAATCCGTACCAGCAATGTGGTTTTCTTTTGTTGCGGAAAATATTGAACACAGCCACACTTCTATGCCCGACTCTTTTTATTTGGGAACCAACAAAGAACATGCGGATACCTGTGCCATGCTAATTAAAGCAGGTCTAAAAACAGCCTCTTCGGGCGCACTAGCTTCTTATTTACATTATCAAGCACCCGTTCCAGCAGAAGGAGACCTTGCTATTATTACCAATTGGGAAGGGGAAGCTCAATGTATTATTCAAACAACGGAAGTAGAAATTATTCCCTTTAATGAAGTAAATGAAGATTATGCTCTAAAAGAAGGCGAAGGAGACCAGACGTTAACGTATTGGAAAAAGGTGCATTGGGATTTTTTCTCTAAAGATTTGGCTTCTTTTGGTGAATTGCCTGAAGAAGATATGATGGTTATTTGCGAACAATTTGAAGTCATTTACCAACTTTAA
- a CDS encoding DEAD/DEAH box helicase — translation MTFNDLNINTPLRNALEDLALSEPTPIQVESLPVIMSGRDVVGIAQTGTGKTFAYLLPILRQLKFSKQKHPRVLIVVPTRELVVQVVGEIEKLTAYMSIRTKGAYGGVNMNTQKDELAVGMDILVATPGRLVDLALSRAIKLKTIKQLVIDEVDEMLNLGFRKQLSDILELLPERRQNILFSATLTKEVEGLIAAAFQNPKKIEIAASGTSADGIVQKLYRVPNFNTKINLLKQLLATEKSWAKVLIFAPTKKVADRLFDLLDVDFPEQIGVIHSNKSQNYRLRTVEKFDSGAHRILMATDLIARGLDFQEITHVINFDTPDEAENYIHRVGRTARGKAEGMAITFVSEVAVSQELEYLTAIERLMGQKIPILPLPEGLEISTELMEEEQLKYKQKNAMKDFDLLANSQGAFHEKKLKNTKTNRAQEKRLARKQEKLNSRKRGKK, via the coding sequence ATGACATTTAATGACTTAAATATAAATACTCCTTTGCGCAATGCTTTGGAGGATTTAGCACTTAGCGAACCGACTCCTATTCAGGTAGAATCTTTGCCTGTTATTATGTCGGGGCGTGATGTTGTAGGAATTGCTCAGACGGGAACAGGAAAAACATTTGCTTATTTATTGCCCATTTTAAGGCAGTTGAAATTTTCTAAACAAAAGCACCCTAGAGTTTTAATTGTTGTCCCAACAAGGGAATTAGTGGTGCAAGTAGTTGGCGAAATCGAAAAGCTAACCGCCTATATGTCCATTCGAACGAAGGGAGCGTATGGTGGCGTTAATATGAATACTCAAAAAGATGAATTGGCAGTAGGCATGGATATTTTGGTCGCAACGCCTGGGCGCTTAGTTGATCTAGCTTTGAGTAGAGCCATTAAACTAAAAACCATTAAGCAATTGGTGATTGATGAGGTGGATGAAATGCTTAATTTAGGATTTAGAAAACAGTTAAGTGATATTTTGGAGTTGTTGCCAGAGCGTCGTCAAAATATTCTATTTTCTGCTACCTTAACCAAGGAGGTAGAAGGGCTAATAGCTGCTGCGTTTCAGAATCCTAAAAAAATAGAAATTGCTGCTTCGGGTACTTCAGCAGATGGCATTGTCCAAAAATTATATCGAGTGCCTAATTTTAATACCAAAATAAACTTACTTAAACAGTTGCTCGCTACCGAAAAAAGTTGGGCTAAGGTCTTAATTTTTGCTCCAACCAAAAAAGTTGCAGATCGTTTATTTGATTTATTAGATGTTGATTTTCCAGAACAAATAGGGGTCATTCATTCCAATAAATCACAAAATTATCGACTTCGTACGGTAGAAAAATTTGACAGTGGTGCGCATCGAATTTTAATGGCAACGGACTTGATTGCCCGTGGTTTGGATTTCCAAGAAATTACACATGTAATTAATTTTGACACACCAGATGAGGCCGAAAATTATATCCATAGGGTAGGGCGAACAGCACGAGGAAAAGCAGAAGGGATGGCAATTACATTTGTCAGTGAAGTAGCGGTAAGCCAAGAATTGGAGTATTTGACGGCTATAGAACGATTAATGGGGCAAAAAATTCCAATTTTACCGTTGCCAGAGGGGCTGGAAATCTCTACAGAATTAATGGAGGAGGAACAATTAAAATACAAGCAGAAAAATGCAATGAAAGACTTTGATCTTTTAGCAAATTCTCAAGGTGCGTTTCACGAAAAAAAATTAAAAAACACCAAAACAAACCGAGCGCAAGAGAAACGTTTAGCTCGAAAACAAGAAAAGTTGAATTCTAGAAAACGAGGCAAAAAATAA